One window from the genome of Anopheles merus strain MAF chromosome 3R, AmerM5.1, whole genome shotgun sequence encodes:
- the LOC121596173 gene encoding zinc finger protein Noc: MVILEGTTMLQVGNNQYLQPDYLSPLPTTLDAKKSPLALLAQTCSQIGADPGNITVKSLVSPSEKNKKSSSSNSSSTSSTSSSGSNSSASSQVDPTSNSSASRSPSVKTDKSDASPEIKLAFKPYEMNVLTTKVNLSKSSSLDDRPSSKMSSGSDVLNNNSVSQINNNNHSDGMRKEGRSLSPRGSAESPMSGRGGGSGSVKSTESNGGEHSGNKCSTPEANRRASSVGMPSDRDKVSGNSVGGGSGPSSSPSASMMHPGTMPPSAAYKASPYGMGAAGLPSPSGIDHTNPAFRPPFAGAFTHHHAAMLAAAGYSGAAAAAAAASAAGANPYLSYTRVKTPSGGETLVPICKDPYCTGCQFSAHNHQMMMGSQCPAGCTQCDHQKYMAMALSSMPPAGYPGYPPASSAAAAAAAAAAAAAAVNSGGTQPPGSAGAASRPYMCNWVVGDSYCGKRFNTTDELLSHLRTHTANLSDPAVLALQQQLMPLSGIFPPSSLHHHHRGYPNPPLSPLSAARYHPYVKPSGIPTAMPGSPYSAAAAAAAAAFNPAAAFGQYYSPYAAALYGQRMGAAVHQ, encoded by the exons ATGGTGATACTAGAAGGCACCACAATGTTGCAAGTTGGAAATAATCAATACCTTCAACCGGACTATCTTTCTCCGCTTCCGACCACG TTGGATGCGAAGAAAAGTCCGTTGGCGTTGCTGGCCCAAACCTGCAGCCAGATCGGTGCCGATCCGGGCAATATAACTGTTAAATCTCTTGTTTCACCATCGGAAAAGAACAAGAAGTCATCGTCATCCAACAGCTCCAGTACGAGCAGCACATCGTCCTCCGGCAGCAATTCTTCGGCTTCGTCTCAGGTGGACCCGACATCGAATTCGTCTGCGTCCCGATCACCGTCGGTAAAGACGGACAAGTCGGACGCATCGCCGGAGATCAAGCTTGCCTTCAAGCCGTACGAGATGAATGTGCTAACAACGAAAGTGAACCTTAGCAAATCGTCCTCGCTTGACGATCGTCCTTCGTCGAAGATGAGCAGTGGAAGTGACGTGTTGAACAACAACAGTGTGAGCcaaatcaataataataatcacaGTGATGGAATGCGCAAGGAGGGCCGTTCCCTGTCTCCACGCGGAAGTGCCGAGTCGCCTATGTCTgggcgtggtggtggtagtggtagtgtCAAGAGTACGGAAAGCAATGGTGGTGAGCATAGTGGCAACAAGTGTAGTACGCCAGAAGCCAACCGCCGAGCTTCTTCCGTCGGCATGCCGAGTGATCGCGACAAAGTGAGTGGCAATAGTGTGGGAGGCGGCTCGGGGCCTTCCAGTAGCCCGTCGGCTTCAATGATGCATCCGGGTACTATGCCGCCCTCAGCTGCTTATAAGGCTAGTCCGTACGGTATGGGTGCGGCTGGTCTTCCCAGCCCGTCGGGAATCGACCACACGAATCCTGCCTTCAGGCCACCGTTCGCCGGAGCGTTTACTCATCATCATGCGGCCATGTTGGCAGCAGCTGGTTACTCGGGGGCAGCAGCCGCGGCTGCAGCAGCGAGTGCCGCCGGTGCCAATCCGTACCTCAGTTACACGCGGGTCAAAACTCCATCCGGTGGTGAAACGCTAGTACCGATCTGCAAGGATCCGTACTGCACTGGATGTCAGTTTTCGGCCCACAACCATCAGATGATGATGGGCAGCCAGTGTCCTGCGGGTTGTACCCAGTGCGATCATCAGAAGTACATGGCCATGGCTCTGAGCTCAATGCCACCTGCCGGCTATCCGGGCTATCCTCCAGCATCTTCggccgccgcagccgccgcTGCAGCTGCCGCGGCCGCCGCTGCCGTTAACTCAGGTGGTACGCAACCGCCTGGTAGTGCCGGTGCCGCTAGTCGTCCGTACATGTGCAACTGGGTTGTCGGAGACTCGTACTGTGGCAAACGGTTCAATACTACCGATGAACTGTTGTCTCATCTCCGCACACACACCGCTAACCTGTCCGATCCGGCAGTTTTGgcattgcagcagcagctgatgcCGCTGAGCGGCATTTTCCCGCCGTCGTCgctacatcatcatcatcgaggCTACCCGAATCCGCCGCTTAGTCCACTGTCGGCGGCACGTTATCATCCGTATGTAAAGCCCAGTGGCATTCCTACTGCTATGCCCGGTTCTCCGTACAgtgcggcggcagcagctgctgcggctgccTTCAATCCGGCGGCCGCTTTCGGACAGTACTACTCACCATACGCGGCAGCGCTGTATGGACAGCGGATGGGAGCGGCGGTACATCAGTAG